In the Caldalkalibacillus salinus genome, one interval contains:
- a CDS encoding AtpZ/AtpI family protein, with the protein MSTPPPWKAFSLVSIIGIDLAVCTLIGFWIGNRVDQWLDTGPLWLIVGVFAGLGAGVLSIIPVVKRYLGDLE; encoded by the coding sequence ATGTCAACACCTCCACCTTGGAAAGCCTTTTCATTAGTCAGTATCATCGGTATTGATCTCGCCGTTTGCACCTTAATCGGTTTTTGGATCGGTAATCGAGTCGATCAGTGGTTAGACACAGGCCCATTATGGCTTATTGTAGGTGTTTTCGCTGGATTAGGTGCGGGTGTGCTTAGTATCATACCTGTCGTAAAAAGATATTTAGGAGATTTGGAATAA
- the atpB gene encoding F0F1 ATP synthase subunit A: MLVVNLSSMLMVTITAAIVFFIAYAGVRSATSGKPSGMQNFMEWVIDFVRGVVGSTMDMKKGEKFVTLALTIIMFIFVGNFLGIPFAISVDTETWGHHTLWWKSPTADPHVAMTLAITMIVLTHIFGVRMTGFKDYFVHYFKPQAWQFPLHIIEEFAKTLTLGLRLFGNIYAKEVLLGMLAAAGAAGTVGFFAAALPMLVWQAFGIFMGTIQAFVFTILTLVYISQKVQHDH, encoded by the coding sequence ATGTTAGTTGTGAATCTATCATCCATGCTAATGGTCACAATAACTGCCGCTATTGTGTTTTTCATTGCGTATGCTGGTGTCCGAAGTGCAACTTCAGGAAAACCAAGTGGCATGCAAAATTTTATGGAGTGGGTCATTGATTTTGTTAGAGGTGTTGTAGGCAGCACCATGGATATGAAGAAGGGTGAAAAGTTTGTAACCTTAGCTTTGACCATTATCATGTTTATCTTTGTTGGAAACTTCTTAGGTATCCCATTTGCAATTTCTGTTGATACCGAGACTTGGGGACACCATACTTTATGGTGGAAGTCACCTACCGCAGATCCACATGTAGCGATGACGCTTGCGATCACGATGATCGTGCTAACTCATATTTTTGGGGTCCGCATGACAGGTTTCAAGGACTATTTCGTACATTACTTTAAGCCACAGGCGTGGCAATTCCCTTTACACATTATTGAGGAATTTGCCAAAACGTTAACGTTAGGTCTTCGTCTGTTTGGTAACATTTACGCAAAGGAAGTATTGCTCGGAATGTTAGCAGCAGCGGGAGCGGCCGGTACAGTCGGTTTCTTTGCAGCGGCTTTACCGATGTTAGTATGGCAAGCGTTTGGGATATTCATGGGGACCATTCAAG
- a CDS encoding ATP synthase subunit I, whose protein sequence is MTYTQQVTRLIRLLLFVQVVAVLGWGFSTIPQFFAGLTMGTAIGMLNAIYSAYKIHTVGEAVVNQTGRKPTLGMVTRLSLAALGAIVCLRFPGHFDVNGYVVGLLSMPVLALGDAIYTQLKPGKARERGE, encoded by the coding sequence ATGACTTATACTCAACAGGTGACACGACTGATACGGTTACTCTTGTTTGTCCAAGTGGTTGCCGTTCTAGGCTGGGGCTTCAGTACGATACCTCAATTTTTTGCAGGGCTTACAATGGGGACCGCCATAGGGATGTTGAATGCGATTTACTCGGCTTACAAAATACATACAGTAGGGGAAGCCGTTGTGAATCAAACGGGGCGTAAACCTACGCTCGGTATGGTGACAAGGTTAAGCCTAGCAGCTTTAGGTGCAATCGTCTGTTTGCGTTTTCCAGGCCATTTTGACGTCAATGGTTACGTGGTAGGATTATTGTCTATGCCAGTACTCGCTTTAGGCGATGCTATATATACTCAACTTAAACCAGGTAAAGCTAGGGAAAGGGGTGAATAG